A genomic window from Streptomyces sp. WMMC940 includes:
- the folP gene encoding dihydropteroate synthase, with the protein MSTLRGRGTVTDLPEWDRCAVMGVVNVTPDSFSDGGRWFDTTAAVKHGLDLVAEGADLVDVGGESTRPGASRVDEEEELRRVLPVVRGLAGEGVTVSVDTMRASVAAQAVAAGAVLVNDVSGGLADPQMIPAVAAAEVPFVVMHWRGFSEDMNNRAVYGDVVAEVAAELRERIDAVVSRGVAAERIIVDPGLGFAKQAAHDLALVAHLPELRALGRPLLVAASRKRFLGHVLADGAATPPPARERDAATAAVSAIAAHDGAWAVRVHEVRATADAVRVARAVEGAR; encoded by the coding sequence ATGAGTACGTTGCGCGGACGGGGCACGGTCACGGACCTGCCGGAGTGGGACCGCTGTGCGGTCATGGGGGTCGTCAACGTGACCCCCGACTCCTTCTCCGACGGGGGCCGCTGGTTCGACACCACGGCCGCCGTCAAGCACGGCCTCGACCTCGTCGCGGAGGGCGCCGACCTGGTGGACGTCGGCGGTGAGTCCACCCGCCCCGGCGCCTCCCGCGTCGACGAGGAGGAGGAGCTGCGGCGGGTGCTCCCCGTGGTCCGGGGCCTGGCCGGTGAGGGCGTCACCGTCTCCGTCGACACCATGCGCGCCTCGGTGGCCGCCCAGGCGGTCGCGGCCGGCGCCGTCCTCGTGAACGACGTCTCCGGGGGGCTCGCCGACCCGCAGATGATCCCGGCCGTCGCCGCCGCGGAGGTGCCCTTCGTGGTCATGCACTGGCGCGGCTTCAGCGAGGACATGAACAACCGGGCCGTGTACGGGGACGTCGTCGCCGAGGTCGCCGCGGAACTGCGCGAGCGGATCGACGCCGTGGTCTCGCGCGGAGTCGCCGCCGAACGGATCATCGTCGACCCGGGCCTCGGCTTCGCCAAGCAGGCCGCGCACGACCTCGCGCTCGTCGCGCACCTCCCCGAGCTGCGCGCCCTGGGCAGGCCGCTGCTCGTCGCGGCCTCCCGCAAGCGGTTCCTCGGCCACGTGCTGGCCGACGGCGCCGCGACCCCGCCGCCCGCACGCGAGCGGGACGCCGCCACCGCCGCGGTCTCCGCGATCGCCGCCCACGACGGCGCCTGGGCGGTCCGGGTCCACGAGGTGCGGGCCACGGCGGACGCCGTGCGGGTCGCGCGGGCGGTCGAGGGAGCCCGGTGA
- a CDS encoding nuclear transport factor 2 family protein: protein MTPRTDVENVEAANTAFYEAMERGDFEEISGLWLDGGEADAISCVHPGWPVLSGRGEVLRSYALIMANTEYIQFFLTDVRVSVSGDTAVVTCTENILSGGPAEEAGELGPLVGQLVVATNVFRRTPYGWRIWSHHGSPVLAESDDEEDGESTP, encoded by the coding sequence GTGACCCCGCGTACCGACGTCGAGAACGTGGAAGCGGCGAACACCGCCTTCTACGAGGCCATGGAACGGGGCGACTTCGAGGAGATCTCCGGCCTCTGGCTGGACGGCGGGGAGGCCGACGCCATCTCCTGCGTGCACCCGGGCTGGCCGGTCCTCTCGGGGCGCGGCGAGGTGCTGCGCTCGTACGCCCTGATCATGGCGAACACCGAGTACATCCAGTTCTTCCTCACCGACGTGCGGGTGAGCGTGTCCGGCGACACCGCCGTCGTCACCTGCACCGAGAACATCCTCAGCGGCGGCCCGGCGGAGGAGGCCGGCGAGCTCGGCCCCCTCGTCGGGCAGCTGGTCGTGGCCACCAATGTGTTCCGCCGCACACCCTACGGGTGGAGAATCTGGTCACATCACGGTTCGCCCGTTCTGGCGGAATCGGACGACGAGGAGGACGGCGAATCCACCCCGTGA
- the folB gene encoding dihydroneopterin aldolase, translating into MDRVALRGLRARGHHGVFPREREEGQTFVVDLVLGLDTRPAAADDDLAKTVHYGVVAEEVVGVVQGEPVDLIETLAERIAQRCLEHAGVQEVEVVVHKPDAPITVPFDDVTITITRSRA; encoded by the coding sequence GTGGATCGTGTCGCGCTGCGCGGCCTGAGGGCCCGCGGGCACCACGGCGTCTTCCCCCGGGAGCGCGAGGAGGGCCAGACCTTCGTCGTGGACCTGGTGCTCGGCCTCGACACCCGTCCCGCGGCGGCCGACGACGACCTGGCGAAGACCGTCCACTACGGAGTGGTGGCGGAGGAGGTCGTCGGCGTCGTCCAGGGGGAGCCGGTGGACCTGATCGAGACGCTGGCCGAGCGCATCGCCCAGCGGTGCCTCGAGCACGCCGGCGTCCAGGAGGTCGAGGTCGTCGTGCACAAGCCGGACGCCCCGATCACCGTCCCGTTCGACGATGTCACCATCACGATCACCCGGAGCCGTGCATGA
- the folK gene encoding 2-amino-4-hydroxy-6-hydroxymethyldihydropteridine diphosphokinase, whose product MSDPTVQPVPTAVVEQVDAADITLSNPKRAVIALGSNLGNRLETIQGAIDLLEDTPGIRVKAVSPVYETEPWGVEPGTQPSYFNAVVLVKTTLPPSSLLERGQAIEEAFDRVREERWGPRTIDVDIVAYADVVSNDPLLTLPHPRAHERAFVLAPWHDVEPEAQLPGLGGIAELLAGVGRTGVAHRVDLELRLPE is encoded by the coding sequence ATGAGCGACCCCACCGTGCAGCCCGTGCCCACCGCCGTCGTCGAGCAGGTCGACGCGGCCGACATCACCCTGTCCAACCCCAAACGGGCGGTGATCGCGCTCGGCTCCAACCTCGGCAACCGGCTGGAGACGATCCAGGGCGCCATCGATCTGCTGGAGGACACCCCCGGCATCCGGGTCAAGGCGGTCTCCCCCGTGTACGAGACGGAGCCGTGGGGCGTCGAGCCGGGCACACAGCCGTCGTACTTCAACGCGGTGGTGCTCGTGAAGACGACGCTGCCGCCCAGCTCCCTGCTGGAGCGCGGCCAGGCGATCGAGGAGGCGTTCGACCGGGTGCGCGAGGAGCGCTGGGGCCCGCGCACGATCGACGTCGACATCGTGGCGTACGCGGACGTGGTCTCAAACGATCCGCTCCTCACCCTTCCGCACCCGCGTGCGCACGAGAGGGCCTTCGTCCTCGCCCCGTGGCACGACGTGGAGCCCGAGGCCCAGCTGCCGGGCCTGGGCGGGATCGCGGAGCTGCTGGCCGGTGTGGGCCGGACGGGTGTCGCTCATCGTGTGGACCTGGAACTCCGCCTGCCCGAGTAG